The window TGGACATCAGCTAGGAAATCACAGAAGTGtttttctacttctctttcaGCATGTTGTGTACAATTATTACTTGGGCATCCATAAAGACATATAAATGAATCAACTTATAACGTGATGTCCCCAGTATTCACTTAATGTTTACTGGatcatcacatacacacaaaacaaaaattcaaagtaTCAAATAACTAAGACTTCTGCGATTTGTCACTGATTTCATTTTATCTCAACACAAATGTCACATTCCTATCCCAACCTCTAGCTGCCACCTAACAAAACTCCAGGTCTATCAATCCTGACTAATCATCTATAGTTGTAAAGGGGATTAATGTGAAAACACATCAACGatgcaaacaagcaaagaaaggaagcaaaacatTCCTGTCAGATTAAATTTCTCTAAATTGCATATGCCCTCTCAAAATTGTCATCATCTAAAACTGGCAAGGTAGCTATTCAATCAAACAATAATTATTTGTCCTTTTGAGAAACACAAAGCTCAGAAAGTTAACATacctgaaggattttgaacaaaTGCTCCAGGATTTTGTGGATGAACTGGCAAAAATTGCTGTCCTTGGCCAAATGCTACTGGCTGAGAAACACCAGTCAGAACCTTTAAGAAAAATCTTGGTTTTAAGACAGTTTCTTCTCTATTTTAACTAAAATCTTAACATCCAAATTACCAATACATTAAAATAGTCACAGATATCATAATGGTTTTTATGATAATGAAGATGTAAAAGTATGACCTGACTAGTTCTTTCACTTCTAAGGCTTTCTATAGAAAATAATACCTTCCCTTTAGATTTTTCATAGAATTATAAGAAACTGAGAATGGATGTGAAAGTTCTTTGAAGTTTAAGATACCCTGCAAACTTAAGGTAGCCAACAACTAGCGAACTGTGTGACCTTACACAAATCACTTTACCTTGCCAGCGCATTCTCTTATTTTACAAACAGAAAAGCTGACATGCAGATATGTGACCTATACAGAATCATGAAGGCCAATAAACATCAGAGCTGAGGCCAGAACTCCTGACCTGACTTCTTTACAGATTTCAGGAGCCTGCTTTAATTAGCAACCTGAACTGCTTTATGATCATTCTGTTAGCCATCAAACTTTGAGTTCCAGAGTAGTCTGTAAACATTTTAGGggactgttaaaaaataaaacagccagGAAACGAGTACTGTACATGCATACAAATATTGTACTCAAGAGTGAGGTAGGACATCTGCATACTGCTACCATATAAACAAGTGTTCGTTTATAAGCCTTGTTCAGGATTCCTCTGAACCTTTAGTggtatgtattttttcttatgtATGAAACCCCCATCAATTCTGTATAATGTAGGAGCAAGACTAAGTCAAGTCCCATTCTCAAGTATCTTATTGATTACAGTATCATTTACTGATTACAGTATCATTTAAGAACATGTAATAGAGGAAATCTAAGGAGGCCAATTGTTTTCTCAAGCCACTGGATATGGACAGAAGGCCACATTCTTAACAATGATGCTTACAACATGCTTTAAAAGCTTTCTTGTTTTAGACTTTCTTCCATGCAATGttactaatataaataaattcatccTAGTAAGAAAGTGTCAGTACCTGGAAAAAAGTAAATCTAGCCCTGGAGAATGTGAACAGGCAAATAATAATAGTCATTAATATCAACTGAATTAATCACAAATTATAAGCATACAGCTTTAACATTATctcaatatgcattttaaaatatatgcagaagTTAACATCAAACAACTCTACTTGACTGGAATGACAGAAAGGTagtgaaaagtaaaaagagaggaagaaaaagaactacagactgtaaaaatatttgattttcttatttatttaactcaGGCTAAGGAAGTTCTCAAAGAACAGTCTATAAAGTCAGCTTTATGGTTACTTAAAAGCTTATCAAGGCTTAACAGTTGTATAATGTAGCACAGGTCTATGAAACACACACAACTGTATCATACTTTAATAACCTttgaagccaaaaaataaaaatcaacccaTAAAATGAAAAGCCATAACAGGGAGGCTATGCATATGCAAGGGCAAGGGGTATATGGGAAATTCCTATACTCCAtacctcaattttgctgtgagcATAAAATGACTCTTAAAAAAAcaagtctatttaaaaaaaaaaaacaacaagattTTGTGGGGGTAAGGGGAGGGAGATTCGGAAGGTTCTCTAGATCCTGAAAGAACTAAGATCAATTTTGGATTTAAATCACAAATTTCAGTTCCTAAAGACTGTCATCCGATTTTCTTAGCAGTGGGGGTTTTAAAGTACACCAAAAACTTCctccaaaaacaaaaatttactaaaaaaaattaaatctttaaaagcCCTTTCCAACCCATAAACTATATCCTAAAAACCTTTCTCAAACACTAGACACATTAAAAATGGTTCACGTAACTTTAGAACAACAGACTTACCTGTTGAGATGCCTGAATATTTCCTACTGTTATTGGAGCAGGTAAATTGCCAAAGTTTCCAAATTGAGAACTCTGAAGATTCTTCTCATCAAAATAGTGTCCAGAAGCTCTGTTAAGGGGATTGGAAAAACTCTGGTTTCCAGGGCCATGTGGTCCATTGAAATTTGGTCCTTGAGGTGAGTCAAACATTTGTTCGTGTCTTTGgaactgcagtccttgggatggGGCATTAAAAGCATTGCCAGGTGGATCATTATATGGGCCAGTCTGATTGAAAGATACTGACTCAAGCCTCTGTGAAGGATGATTGTCAAATCGTGTGCCTTGAAGACCAAGAGGAATATCAAACCTTGATGCTTGCTGGTGTTGTGGGCCTTCAAATCTCTGAGGCACACCATCGAATCTTGGTTGAACCTGCTGTCCAGGAGGTCCATCAAACCTCTGTGGGCCTGGCTGACCAGTTCTTTCAAATCTAGGACCTGGCTGACCGTGCAATCCATCAAATCTTGGCAGAAGTGATGACTGACCTGGCTGCCCTTCAAACCTTAAAGCATGACAACCTTCAAACCTCGGACCACCTTGACCCAGAGGTCCTTCGATTCTCAGGCCACCTCCTGGGACCGAAGGACCCTCAAACCTCATTCCACCTCCTTGTTGGACTAACGGTCCTTCAAACCTGATCCCAACCCCTGGTTGACCATGTGGACCCTCAAACCTAAGGTTCCCACCAAGTTGATTATGTTGTCCTTCAAACCTCATACCAGCTACTGACTGACCATGGGGGCCCTCAAACCTCATTCCAACTCCCTGCTGTAACAATGGGCCCTCAAATCTGATCCCACCTGATGGTTGACCATGAGGTCCATCAAACCTCATTGCAGCTCCTGATGGACCATGACCTCCCTCAAATCTAAGTCCACCTACTGGCTGACCTCGAGGATTCTCAAATCGAAGTCCACCCACAGGCTGACCATGAGGTCCCTCAAACCTCAGACCACCCACAGGTTGACCCCGATGTCCTTCAAATCTGAGACCGCCCACAGGCTGGCCCCCTGGCCCTTCAAATCGCAAACCACCTGCAGATCCCTCAAACCTCAGACCAGGGGAACCTTCAAATCGGAAGCCACCTCCTCCTGCTTGACCAATCGGACCCTCAAATCGCAGCGGTGTCCCGACTGGTCCTGGAGGACCTTCAAATCTCAAAGGACACCCACCTCCTAACTGCCCTTGTGGTCCTTCAAATCTCAAAGGGCCACCTCCCCCCATCTGTCCTGGTGACCCATCAAACCGAAGAGAACCCGGTGTAGGAGGTCCATCAATTCTAGGGCTTAATTTATTAGGTCCTTCAAAAATCATCTTGGCTGGGCCATCTCTCGCTACTGATGGCCTGCTAGGTCCATCGTATAATGGTCTATCTTCAGCTAAAGCCGTAAGTCGCTGATTTGTATCAAGGCCGGCGAATCTTGATGCAGGGCTATCTACAAATGGTTTGTCTGAATCTTCATATCTAGGTCGTTTAAGTGGAAAACGATCATTGAATGGTGATCTCTGCTCTTCTCGTACaccttttaaaaggaaaaaaaaattatttccctgaATCTGATAATTTATATCAAATTATCTTAAAATAGTCTTCCTATATtcttgtaaatatttattcaaaaacaCCCATAACTATCTCACTATCAGAGGGGAGGGAAAAGACAGCAACAAGCAGCAGGTAAGAGAACGCCCTCTAGAACCAAACACAccggggtaaaaaaaaaaatccccactcAGACAATTTACTAATTATTTGACTTTgagagcaagttatttaacctctctggtcttgtttcctatctgtaaaatgggtataatataTACTTCATTGGGTCACTGTGAGGAATGCATCAGATTACTAGTTTAAGTACCTAACACACAGTCGACCCTTTTAGTATTAGCTCCCTCCCCTTTGAgggaaaaaactgaaacaaaacaaacaacaaagcaGTAGTCTGAACAGTCACAAAAATCCATCCCCACTTAGCTTGTTCATTTTCCCTTCACTGCTGTGTGATTCAATAGGTATAATCTGATTTAACTTTTTCTACCTTTAGAAGAGACTTGCTCGTCATGTCTTCTCCGGCCCTCATGGGGTGAAAGATTCTCAGCATAAGTACGACTCCCAGATATAGGAGAAAGACGTCTTGCTCTTTCACTAAattgttcttttctgtcaaactGTGCTCCACTATTCCTACTTGCATGTTTACTTTTGGATGGCTCACATTCTATTCCAGACAACAAGGCATCAGTCAAAGGGTAGTCAAAAATATCAGGATCTAAGAGATCAAGTCTTGGAAATGAATGCTGAACCTGTGTCcttttcagttttgctttatgTTCATAGTAGGTTAATTCAGCATCAGATAAGAgaggtttcttttttaatccacctttattttcttctgtaggACTATCCCGTACACTGCATCTATGTTTACCTTCTTGATACTGAAATAGCTGTCGTATTTGATGCACAACAACAAGGAACTCATCCTGTGTAATTTCACCAGATGCTAAACGTTCACTCGTCTGCATAGGGATGataaaaggaaatcaaatattttaaatataaaaagtactTACAAAAGTTACAGACAAAAGGAGAATCATGACTACATGGGAGCATGGTAGCTACCTTTTGAAGTAATTCTCTTTTGCTTGCAACAGTTAACTCTTTAGGAATCTGAAGATTGGCATCTACACTTAACCGATGCTGCGGCTTTGGGGCTCGAGGTGACAAAATTCCTTTAGTGCTTGACCAGCTCTCCCTATGCCTTAGATGAGGAGCTTTACTATGTTCATCACCCTGTTGTAAACTGAAACCATAAAAGGAATATGTTACtttataaaaaatacttaaatactCAGGACCATATTCAAAGATCCTTAATAGGATCTGGTTAAAAGGAACACACATcataaaagttaattaaatgaTTAACAGCACAAGATGTGAAGCCAGGAAAATCAGATATAAATTCTGATTCTTGTGTATCCTGGATGTGCCACCTTAGGTAGATTAGTTAACCTTcctaaacttcagtttcctttaccTGTAAGGTAGCAATAATAATGGTACTTAACTTGACAaggttttaagaattaaaaggGGGGAGTACTAATTATACCAGTAAACATTATCAGTATACCCAGTAAACATTATCCAGTTTTTAAAGTAACACCATGTTTTTAAAGGTACACATTATTCTACTTGATTAAAAACGTTCACATCctaccttttattttcttcccaacCGGATTTCCATCTTTTGGTAGACTTGGAACTTGGCCAATTTTCTACATTCTCCTTTGGCTCAGTGCCTGACTTGGTAGAATGTTGACCTGCAGTCTCTTGTGGTCGTTCctcttcagtcttttttatgCGCCTTGGATCTCGAACATCCTGTTTAGTACTTCTCTTTGCACTTCTTTCTTCCCTGGAAGGTGTAAACTCTTCCATGTGTGACTGTTTAACTCCTGACTGGCGAATCTTCCCAGCTTTGGGGGTTGAGGTTGGAGACATACTCCTTTGCCTTCGTTTGGGTGACCGCCTGTCCCTTCTCTTGGGAGAATGTATAATTGGTGACCGAGACTTGGGTGATCGTGATCTTGATCGCTTTCTAGTACTCGATCTCCCTGGTTTTGTCCCCTGCTTTTCCGATTCTTCCATTACTGTATCCTGTTTTTGTACAATgccatttatgattttatttctacttcCCACCAGTCTGTGTTCAGATGATTTCACGTGctcatctttctcctttttttctgcaGTTTTTCTCTTGTCCTTTGTATCATCATCTTTACTATCAGTCTTATCCTGAAGATGTTTTTTTAATCTTGGATCTCTCTTGCTCATATCAGACACCCTTGTACTTTCAGATTCTTGATTTTTCAAGTCTTTTGTGTgggataatttatttttcaaaggtgACGGTGATTTAGATTTAGATTTGGATTTAGAATCCAATTGGTCAAGTTCTTTCTTGGTTATTTTTTCACctgatttacttttttcttgcttGGATGAATTCAGTTTTTCAGAGGGTACAGTTTTACTTGTCTTAATATCAGATTGGGTCAGTGTGTTCATTAGGAATTCTTTCCTGTGACTTTGATCTTTTCCATGAGAAGAGTGTTGACTCATCCTATTAAGACGGGGATCCCGGTTAGTTCCTTTTGTATCTGGAATTTGTAAGGATGGACCTGGACGACTTTTCTCAGGCTGCACAGGAACCTGATGAGGAGCTTTAACTGCCATTGGGGGAATCTGTGAAACATGTAATTTGGATGGTGCAGATCCAGGACCTAAGTTGGATGTCTCCTGCTGAACACTAAGAGAAACTGcctgaaatacaaaatatttgttcATGTTACAGCTGTGAAAACATTCCAACATTATTTTCAGTGCATCCTTTTGGTATTTTAAgtggagataaaaataaaaggagaaagatcatatttatttatgtagcctgttatttcttcctggttctctACTTTGGGGTTTTATAACTTTTAGgtagaatggggaaaaaaaatcttctaatggcttttttttttggtagccttCTAAGGAACCTGCTAAAGATTTCTGCTCATGAAACCTTAAGTTCACAATAAAGACTAGGCAAAAACATTTGCCACAACATACCATCTGGGGACTGATATTAAGAAGTTAACAAAACTAAAATGCTCTCTCATAAGACAGCaatcttttttgtctttgtttctgaAAGAGAATAGTGTAGTGTATATTCAAGCGAGTTCTacaataaagtgaaagttgctcagtcatgtccaactctttgcagccccatggactgtagcctggcaggctcctctgttcatggaattctccaggccagaatactggagtaggtcgccattcccttctccaggggatcttccccacccagggatggaacccaggtctcctgcattgcaagcagattccttatcagGTGAGCTAACAGAGATTCCCGAGTTTTACAATAAGGATACAAAAATTTGGCCTAAAAAATATACCTTAATTTGCAAAATAAAGGCAAAACAAATACACTGTTAACAAACATAACATGTTAATACAAATACTAAATAATTCCACCTCCATAAGAAggcaaatttaaaaatactgaaaataccaAATCTCCTTTACTTACCAGCTGTGCCTTAGCTTGCTCAAGTTCAAGCTCCAGCTTTTTCTGCTGAAGTTCTAACAGCTGCTTTTGCTTTGCCAGTAATTGCTGCCTTATTAGCTGCTCTTGAGTAAGATTCTTTTGTATATCCGGGACAATAGGAGGAGTGGAGATGCTAGGGGAACTGACCACTGTGCCAGGTGTTGACGATTCTTCAGGctacaagaaaaaataatttgtttaaaaaaaaaaatcacagctaaAAAGGAAGTAGCTAAGGGGGGAACTAAAAGTTATCAGTTTCTCTTTTAATAAACACTATCCATAATTTTAAACGGCTAATCATGTTTAAAAGCACAGAAAATCTTCAggaatttaaaaaccaaaataaatacttTGTGGACTGAATAAGGACAATACTTATCTTAAAGGTACTGTgaacctgggggggggggggactttcTAATTAAACTGATTCAGCACTGCATATTCTTGATACTTTTTTCTGGCAAGAAATTTTAGAGAAGTCAAAACTTGACAGTTGAAAATATTAGTTATATATCATTTATGTTAAAACTTACcgatttatttaaaaacttaggATTCACATGGATGCTAGATGTATTCACATTGGGGGGCAGAGGTTTAATAGGCCAAGCAGGATCTAACGAATTGACTCTGACATCCAGGGCATAAAGTTTCttcaaaggaaatatttcatcCCATGTGGAACgtaatttaaataaactttttctaGTATTTTCATCCACCTAGAACAACAGAACAATTCTATGGCTTGTTAAGTTACTATAGGATATTTTATATATCAAGTATAATGCTATATCAATCTCAGTTCTACTTCACATATAGCACACATACTTatcattcttatatatatataacagtaataatttaataaaattgtatttgcacatataaagttatttaaaaaaaaactttgtcaaaaaaaaaaaaaagacttgacaTAGTATTCCTAATGTAACTTTTACTCcggacaaaaatataaaacaactaGAAAGTAGTTTATCTAATGacttaaattttaagttatttacaTTTAGTACaaagttaaaagtaaaacaaaactatTTAACTGATTTCATGCAATGCAATATGGTTAGTACCTATGAACAAGCTATTTGTAGTGTGGTAGACACCTGAATAATTTAAATTCACAAAATTTTACCCACTGGTAAGCTTTAGTTTTATATAACATATCTACTCATGCTTTAGTTTCATATAACTTAACTGCTTATGCTTGTGATGAGCACAATAATACTTTTTTAATTACCATCTAGAGAAATCTAGCACTTGGGAAAACTGAATTAGATTTTTAACTATATTTGAATCTTCAGATATTTACTACAGTCATTTTCATCATCTTCAGTGTTAAGGTCTAGTTAAGAGTCAGTGAAAGTATTCTACCAAATAGCCAAATGAATTTGAACATCCTGAAACTGAAACCAAGAAAACTGGTTTAGCATCCCTATTTCTATAATGCAAAGTTGGTTTCTCCTTAAAGTCCCAGGCAAGAAGGATTTAGTAAAGGTCTTCAGTACTATTAACAAGTTCTATTAATACAATTTGAAATATGGCTTTCCAAATTTCTTCTGCATATACTTACttagcatttattttctctaGGAACTTAAAGGGAAAAGAGTTACTCAAGTAGCAACTACACATTTTCTAACAAACAAGTAAAATCTAATAACCAGTAGTTCCTTCTAAATAATCCCAATTCTCCAAGCCTGACAACTATAAGATTTCTCAAGATACCTAAAACTTAAGAACCATCCATTTTTTGGTTAGAAACAGTATTTAAACCCAAGTATCTTATAAATGTCCTTTTGCTCAGTGTGAAAGATGAAGCCTGACAGGAAAAAGAATTACTTCAGCAAATCCTTTGTCTTCCTCAACATAACTAGGTTAACCAAACTATCAGATACAACGTTATAGAAGGAATTTACAATTTCTAGGTAAAAGAAACTAACAATCCTTTCTTCTAAACTCTAAGAAGGTCCAGAATTGGtgcatggggggtggggggtggggttacTTCCAAAATAACCTAAAGCATTTCACTGATCCACTATTCACACATCTCATAAAATATACTGGAACAAAGTAACAAGAGTAACACTtccaggagaggaaaaaaaaaaaatcaagtttcagGAATCACAGGTTGACACACACTAGCATTAGGCTTTTTTAAGAAATAGTTAACATCCTAACACCAGAAACCTAAACAATGACATTGGAAGTACTCTTGACAGCTTCAGATCTTTTTGCCTACATTCTAGTGATGAAACAGATCTTCTATCaaataaacacacataaaaaATTCTACAAGCAAACTCATCTGTTTTTGAATGGATGTTAAAAAACCTAGCACCCACTTTAGGTATAAAACACTAACTTTAGCccaaaaagaataaacatttcaCCACCCAAGAAAACCCAACACAAAGGCAAGAATTTATTTAATcaggaacatttttttaaaaaattcaaatgtttctaaatgtatatataccttttcaaacacacaaataaatgttGCAACTAGATTTTTAGTAAAGGCAGTGAGATACTCTCTTCCAACATTTTTCACGATAGAATCCATAAGGTACATAACAGGAAGCTTCTCTGAGGAGGGAGCCTgagtaataaaaagaaactgagaagttTAGTATAATGTCTTGCCACCAAAGAATTACgtttaaaaatgagtttttaagCTACAATACAGACCTCTATTTTGTTGGTATTAAATACTTTTGAATCAATATTATTAACCTTTATGAAATTTAAGTGTTCAAGTTCTCACCTCTTACAATGGTCTTTAGTTGAGCATACAAATTTCAGAATTAACCGGAAAGAAAAAAGTCTCCAGTACCCTCATTTAACAATCAATGGAATTTCAAGTTTGTATagtaaaaaaaatgtgtttaaaagtGACCAAAAAAGGGGGTGGACATTTTCTGCAATCCAAGTGTAAGCTTTGTGACCCACATTAACTTTGATGTACCCAGACTCAATGAAACAGTTTTCAGACCTCTGGCCCTAGTCTTTTATATGTTAAAGTCTATGAACCCTTGTTACCTGTAAATCATTAGGattatttttctataatccaatgaaCAAAAGACACTAAGTACACTTCACATATGAAgttactgacaaaaaaaaaaaacttttaaacttgCACATTAACATGCATAAAAGTGCAAGTTGTTACTGATACAAGAAAAACTGGATGGAGCAGCCGCTGAGTCATGTAAGTCAGGTTGAACTTGACTCTGGAAACCAGGATTTGTCCTGAAGATTTTCTTCACCGCACGGACTCTCCGTCGAAATAGTTTTCCTCTGACCAGCACAAACCAAGGTT is drawn from Ovis aries strain OAR_USU_Benz2616 breed Rambouillet chromosome 21, ARS-UI_Ramb_v3.0, whole genome shotgun sequence and contains these coding sequences:
- the PCF11 gene encoding pre-mRNA cleavage complex 2 protein Pcf11 isoform X3, encoding MSEQTPAEAGTAGAREDACRDYQSSLEDLTFNSKPHINMLTILAEENLPFAKEIVSLIEAQTAKAPSSEKLPVMYLMDSIVKNVGREYLTAFTKNLVATFICVFEKVDENTRKSLFKLRSTWDEIFPLKKLYALDVRVNSLDPAWPIKPLPPNVNTSSIHVNPKFLNKSPEESSTPGTVVSSPSISTPPIVPDIQKNLTQEQLIRQQLLAKQKQLLELQQKKLELELEQAKAQLAVSLSVQQETSNLGPGSAPSKLHVSQIPPMAVKAPHQVPVQPEKSRPGPSLQIPDTKGTNRDPRLNRMSQHSSHGKDQSHRKEFLMNTLTQSDIKTSKTVPSEKLNSSKQEKSKSGEKITKKELDQLDSKSKSKSKSPSPLKNKLSHTKDLKNQESESTRVSDMSKRDPRLKKHLQDKTDSKDDDTKDKRKTAEKKEKDEHVKSSEHRLVGSRNKIINGIVQKQDTVMEESEKQGTKPGRSSTRKRSRSRSPKSRSPIIHSPKRRDRRSPKRRQRSMSPTSTPKAGKIRQSGVKQSHMEEFTPSREERSAKRSTKQDVRDPRRIKKTEEERPQETAGQHSTKSGTEPKENVENWPSSKSTKRWKSGWEENKSLQQGDEHSKAPHLRHRESWSSTKGILSPRAPKPQHRLSVDANLQIPKELTVASKRELLQKTSERLASGEITQDEFLVVVHQIRQLFQYQEGVREEQRSPFNDRFPLKRPRYEDSDKPFVDSPASRFAGLDTNQRLTALAEDRPLYDGPSRPSVARDGPAKMIFEGPNKLSPRIDGPPTPGSLRFDGSPGQMGGGGPLRFEGPQGQLGGGCPLRFEGPPGPVGTPLRFEGPIGQAGGGGFRFEGSPGLRFEGSAGGLRFEGPGGQPVGGLRFEGHRGQPVGGLRFEGPHGQPVGGLRFENPRGQPVGGLRFEGGHGPSGAAMRFDGPHGQPSGGIRFEGPLLQQGVGMRFEGPHGQSVAGMRFEGQHNQLGGNLRFEGPHGQPGVGIRFEGPLVQQGGGMRFEGPSVPGGGLRIEGPLGQGGPRFEGCHALRFEGQPGQSSLLPRFDGLHGQPGPRFERTGQPGPQRFDGPPGQQVQPRFDGVPQRFEGPQHQQASRFDIPLGLQGTRFDNHPSQRLESVSFNQTGPYNDPPGNAFNAPSQGLQFQRHEQMFDSPQGPNFNGPHGPGNQSFSNPLNRASGHYFDEKNLQSSQFGNFGNLPAPITVGNIQASQQVLTGVSQPVAFGQGQQFLPVHPQNPGAFVQNPSGALPKAYPDNHLSQVDVNELFSKLLKTGILKLSQPDSATTQVNEVAAQPPAEEEEDQNEDQDVPDLTNFTIEELKQRYDSVINRLYTGIQCYSCGMRFTTSQTDVYADHLDWHYRQNRTEKDVSRKVTHRRWYYSLTDWIEFEEIADLEERAKSQFFEKVHEEVVLKTQEAAKEKEFQSVPAGPAGAVESCEICQEQFEQYWDEEEEEWHLKNAIRVDGKIYHPSCYEDYQNTSSFDCTPSPSKTPVENPLNIMLNIVKNELQEPSESPKVKEERIDTPPACTEESIATATEIKTENDTVESV
- the PCF11 gene encoding pre-mRNA cleavage complex 2 protein Pcf11 isoform X4, giving the protein MSEQTPAEAGTAGAREDACRDYQSSLEDLTFNSKPHINMLTILAEENLPFAKEIVSLIEAQTAKAPSSEKLPVMYLMDSIVKNVGREYLTAFTKNLVATFICVFEKVDENTRKSLFKLRSTWDEIFPLKKLYALDVRVNSLDPAWPIKPLPPNVNTSSIHVNPKFLNKSPEESSTPGTVVSSPSISTPPIVPDIQKNLTQEQLIRQQLLAKQKQLLELQQKKLELELEQAKAQLAVSLSVQQETSNLGPGSAPSKLHVSQIPPMAVKAPHQVPVQPEKSRPGPSLQIPDTKGTNRDPRLNRMSQHSSHGKDQSHRKEFLMNTLTQSDIKTSKTVPSEKLNSSKQEKSKSGEKITKKELDQLDSKSKSKSKSPSPLKNKLSHTKDLKNQESESTRVSDMSKRDPRLKKHLQDKTDSKDDDTKDKRKTAEKKEKDEHVKSSEHRLVGSRNKIINGIVQKQDTVMEESEKQGTKPGRSSTRKRSRSRSPKSRSPIIHSPKRRDRRSPKRRQRSMSPTSTPKAGKIRQSGVKQSHMEEFTPSREERSAKRSTKQDVRDPRRIKKTEEERPQETAGQHSTKSGTEPKENVENWPSSKSTKRWKSGWEENKSLQQGDEHSKAPHLRHRESWSSTKGILSPRAPKPQHRLSVDANLQIPKELTVASKRELLQKTSERLASGEITQDEFLVVVHQIRQLFQYQEGVREEQRSPFNDRFPLKRPRYEDSDKPFVDSPASRFAGLDTNQRLTALAEDRPLYDGPSRPSVARDGPAKMIFEGPNKLSPRIDGPPTPGSLRFDGSPGQMGGGGPLRFEGPQGQLGGGCPLRFEGPPGPVGTPLRFEGPIGQAGGGGFRFEGSPGLRFEGSAGGLRFEGPGGQPVGGLRFEGHRGQPVGGLRFEGPHGQPVGGLRFENPRGQPVGGLRFEGGHGPSGAAMRFDGPHGQPSGGIRFEGPLLQQGVGMRFEGPHGQSVAGMRFEGQHNQLGGNLRFEGPHGQPGVGIRFEGPLVQQGGGMRFEGPSVPGGGLRIEGPLGQGGPRFEGCHALRFEGQPGQSSLLPRFDGLHGQPGPRFERTGQPGPQRFDGPPGQQVQPRFDGVPQRFEGPQHQQASRFDIPLGLQGTRFDNHPSQRLESVSFNQTGPYNDPPGNAFNAPSQGLQFQRHEQMFDSPQGPNFNGPHGPGNQSFSNPLNRASGHYFDEKNLQSSQFGNFGNLPAPITVGNIQASQQVLTGVSQPVAFGQGQQFLPVHPQNPGAFVQNPSGALPKAYPDNHLSQVDVNELFSKLLKTGILKLSQPDSATTLNEVAAQPPAEEEEDQNEDQDVPDLTNFTIEELKQRYDSVINRLYTGIQCYSCGMRFTTSQTDVYADHLDWHYRQNRTEKDVSRKVTHRRWYYSLTDWIEFEEIADLEERAKSQFFEKVHEEVVLKTQEAAKEKEFQSVPAGPAGAVESCEICQEQFEQYWDEEEEEWHLKNAIRVDGKIYHPSCYEDYQNTSSFDCTPSPSKTPVENPLNIMLNIVKNELQEPSESPKVKEERIDTPPACTEESIATATEIKTENDTVESV